The following proteins come from a genomic window of Aquimarina sp. MAR_2010_214:
- a CDS encoding cellulase family glycosylhydrolase, with the protein MNINNNIIVKYIAVLQCVFWMHMGCITYAQTPVTQNGQLRVCGTQLCNQYNKPIQLRGMSTHGIQWYGWDNCLTESSLDALAYDWDADILRISVYVQEGGYETDPVKYTNQVSRLINEATERGMYALVDWHQLSPGDPNTNLENAKRFFTDIANLHKDKNNIIYDVCNEPNGSGVTWNRIKTYADQIIPVIRAIDNDAVVLVGTHGWATFGVSGEGNLQDVINNQLQFDNIMYTFHFYAKSHRDTYLNTLDKASNQLPVFVTEFGSQEYTGDGPNDFTMTQRYIDLMQQKKISWTSWNYSDDFRSGASWKTGTCSEGLWTTDKLKEAGKWIRNKIKFPADDFPGGIGNSPPTVSITSPNQGETFIVGATINITANASDTDGTINKVEFYNGNSLLGKDTSSPYSFDWSNVAVGSYTIKAKAIDNEGGEATASILVTVNDNNGDSCTAPDWVSGQAYNGGDIVSYQGHEYKAKWWSNQNPVGSTEWEDLGACDGTPPNNNTCTAPAWASGKAYNGGDVVSHQKHEYKAKWWTNQNPVGSTEWKDLGACTNKGNRATRVSLTIPTNGNDGVVTTSNISMIESNKKSDRDIDVKVFPNPFEDLLYIRLPKILSETYKITLYNSTGIKVLEYQESSNNKIIKTFDLNTLESGLYFYKIKLYDETYLGRIVKK; encoded by the coding sequence ATGAACATAAATAATAATATTATAGTAAAATATATTGCTGTACTTCAATGTGTTTTTTGGATGCATATGGGATGTATCACATATGCGCAAACACCTGTGACACAAAATGGACAACTTCGTGTGTGTGGAACACAACTCTGTAACCAGTATAATAAACCTATACAGCTTAGAGGTATGAGTACTCATGGCATACAATGGTATGGCTGGGATAATTGTTTAACAGAGTCATCACTTGACGCTTTGGCATATGACTGGGATGCCGATATTTTACGTATCTCTGTATATGTACAGGAAGGAGGTTATGAAACAGATCCTGTAAAATATACCAATCAGGTAAGTCGATTAATTAATGAAGCTACAGAGCGAGGAATGTATGCGTTAGTAGATTGGCATCAATTAAGTCCGGGAGATCCTAATACCAATTTAGAAAATGCAAAACGATTTTTTACTGATATTGCCAATTTACATAAGGATAAAAATAATATCATTTATGATGTTTGTAATGAACCTAATGGTTCTGGTGTTACCTGGAATCGTATTAAAACCTATGCAGACCAGATCATTCCGGTTATTCGGGCAATAGATAACGATGCTGTAGTCTTGGTAGGTACCCATGGATGGGCAACCTTTGGAGTTTCAGGTGAAGGAAATTTACAAGATGTGATTAATAATCAATTACAGTTTGATAATATAATGTATACCTTTCATTTTTATGCAAAAAGTCATAGAGATACTTACTTAAATACATTGGATAAAGCTTCAAATCAATTACCTGTATTTGTAACCGAATTTGGAAGTCAGGAATATACTGGTGATGGTCCCAATGATTTTACAATGACCCAGCGATATATCGATCTTATGCAACAGAAGAAAATTAGCTGGACTAGTTGGAATTATTCTGATGATTTCAGATCAGGAGCTTCGTGGAAAACAGGTACCTGTTCTGAAGGTCTCTGGACTACTGATAAACTCAAAGAAGCGGGTAAGTGGATACGAAATAAAATAAAGTTTCCGGCCGATGATTTTCCGGGAGGAATAGGAAATTCTCCTCCAACGGTTTCAATTACCTCACCAAATCAAGGAGAAACGTTTATTGTAGGCGCAACGATCAATATTACTGCTAATGCTTCAGATACGGATGGTACCATTAACAAGGTAGAATTTTATAACGGAAACAGTTTATTAGGAAAAGATACCAGTAGCCCGTACAGTTTTGATTGGAGCAATGTAGCAGTAGGAAGCTATACTATTAAGGCTAAAGCTATTGATAATGAAGGAGGAGAAGCTACTGCTTCTATTTTGGTTACGGTGAATGATAATAACGGAGATTCCTGTACGGCACCAGACTGGGTATCAGGACAAGCCTATAATGGAGGTGATATAGTTTCCTATCAAGGACATGAATATAAAGCCAAATGGTGGAGTAACCAGAATCCCGTTGGAAGTACTGAATGGGAAGATCTGGGAGCATGCGATGGAACTCCTCCGAATAATAATACTTGTACAGCACCAGCCTGGGCGTCAGGGAAAGCCTATAATGGAGGTGATGTAGTTTCCCATCAAAAACATGAATATAAGGCTAAATGGTGGACCAATCAGAATCCTGTAGGAAGTACTGAGTGGAAAGATCTTGGTGCCTGTACCAATAAAGGAAATAGAGCAACTCGAGTTTCGTTAACGATTCCTACTAACGGTAATGATGGTGTAGTGACAACTTCAAATATAAGTATGATTGAAAGCAATAAGAAATCTGATCGAGATATCGATGTAAAAGTGTTTCCGAATCCTTTTGAAGACTTGTTGTATATACGCTTACCTAAGATTTTGTCTGAAACTTATAAGATAACATTGTATAATAGTACGGGGATAAAAGTATTAGAATATCAGGAAAGTAGTAATAATAAGATCATCAAAACTTTTGATTTAAATACACTTGAATCAGGACTATACTTTTATAAGATCAAATTATACGATGAGACTTATTTAGGAAGGATTGTTAAGAAGTAA
- a CDS encoding carbohydrate-binding protein has protein sequence MKNYNRLKPKNKVTSVLYLIFLLLTFSSQAQITWPSNQILPSFSPSAQHQDLIILNGSTVQDGKIWRWEAEGTSISHKTGRLETDGWLCQTGIDAPNDHMAYGPYDKSIPAGPNTAEFRMKVDNNTANNDAIVDIDVRNYTTGKVLAFQTITRQQFSGAGNYTNFKLPFIMPADNQAIELRVFWHGKAYTKIDWVSVQQNNSDDEMYLFASLKGLVNRIKPRIFSYEGDALAEGPYTWLQSLGLSWTEHSDRWELITKYLNEISGLIVYDPAQIHTVNLATMLAKNKKALIVSPSLLSRLTSAPYNLPILLDLRGQFSSKIQVYQTLYDTYWSNIDHRLLIGLNPEAHKASLREYASALGTAVIWLDPKVSEESKLLNSFLSSMPAGANYMGWWPEESVGITRASSYGIATIPSDYCTNLTVHSGMPRKVNVKPIPAKPILKNKIYVAFILSDGDNLQYVEHLMRKLWNNPDRGSVPIGWTLSPAMLDAMPGALNFYHETATENDNLISGPSGLGYTYPNSFPNQSSLNEYLAKTEEYNNRAGFRVVTVWNTITGGINQNVGESYATHTPSLLGITGQNTGGSLSIYNQSLPGKPLSCNYCTGEQVMKDHIASAAAGWNGAEPRFIIIQAQPWSDVKPSNFKNVASSLNGNYEVVRPDHLFQLLREAKGLPINPGGNNSGVATVYEDCSYGGYAVGLGEGRYTKDQLLGLGAKDNAISSLKVKPGYQITLYFDDNFTGTSLVKRGDTSCLVDDGFNDQVTSIKVSKSSGGESNIFVEAENYSNMSGVQTENCSEGGENVGYIDTGDWMVYTNVNFPSSGNYRIEYRVASTVDKGVLSADFNAGTTVLGKVNIPNTGGWQNWTTVSHTVSTNAGTYSLGLFAQSGGWNINWIKITWLGNVKISNEKQINTQLIAYPSPTSKILNLRGFSKETSFKVYNINGKQVMKGNLKDGQTPSRIDVEQLNSGIYLVKDLNTGNIVRFIKK, from the coding sequence ATGAAAAATTACAATCGCTTAAAACCAAAGAATAAAGTGACTTCAGTTCTTTATTTGATTTTTCTTTTATTAACTTTTTCATCTCAGGCTCAAATAACATGGCCGAGTAATCAAATTCTTCCTTCATTTTCACCATCAGCACAACATCAAGATTTAATAATCCTTAATGGATCAACTGTGCAAGATGGAAAAATTTGGCGTTGGGAAGCAGAAGGAACATCAATTAGTCATAAGACTGGGCGTTTGGAGACAGATGGTTGGCTTTGTCAAACTGGGATTGATGCACCAAATGATCATATGGCATACGGACCCTATGACAAAAGTATTCCTGCAGGCCCCAATACAGCAGAGTTTAGAATGAAGGTTGATAATAATACAGCCAATAATGACGCTATAGTTGATATAGATGTAAGGAATTACACTACAGGAAAAGTGCTTGCTTTTCAAACAATTACTCGACAGCAATTTTCTGGAGCCGGAAATTATACAAATTTTAAATTACCGTTTATAATGCCCGCAGATAATCAAGCTATTGAACTGCGTGTATTTTGGCATGGTAAGGCTTATACAAAGATTGATTGGGTTAGTGTACAACAAAACAACTCTGACGATGAGATGTACTTATTCGCATCTCTAAAAGGTCTTGTTAATCGAATAAAACCGCGTATCTTTTCTTATGAGGGTGATGCATTAGCAGAAGGACCATATACATGGTTACAGTCATTAGGACTAAGTTGGACAGAACATTCAGACAGATGGGAGCTTATCACCAAGTATCTTAATGAAATTTCTGGCTTGATTGTTTATGATCCTGCACAAATACATACCGTCAATTTAGCAACAATGCTAGCAAAAAATAAAAAAGCTCTTATTGTCTCACCATCATTATTATCAAGGTTAACATCAGCACCTTATAATCTACCTATTTTACTTGATTTGCGAGGGCAATTTAGTAGTAAAATACAAGTTTATCAAACACTCTATGATACCTATTGGTCTAATATTGATCACCGCCTATTGATAGGTTTAAATCCCGAAGCACATAAAGCTTCATTACGTGAATATGCATCGGCACTGGGTACTGCTGTAATCTGGCTCGATCCAAAAGTATCAGAAGAGAGTAAATTACTCAATAGCTTTTTGTCTTCTATGCCTGCCGGAGCTAATTACATGGGCTGGTGGCCAGAAGAAAGTGTAGGTATTACAAGAGCATCTAGCTATGGTATTGCTACTATTCCTAGTGATTATTGCACCAATTTAACAGTGCATAGCGGTATGCCTCGTAAGGTCAATGTTAAACCAATACCTGCAAAACCAATATTGAAAAATAAAATCTATGTCGCTTTTATATTAAGTGACGGCGATAACTTGCAGTATGTTGAACATCTTATGCGTAAATTATGGAATAATCCTGATCGTGGATCGGTTCCTATTGGATGGACTTTGTCTCCAGCTATGCTTGATGCAATGCCAGGAGCTCTAAATTTTTATCATGAAACTGCCACAGAAAACGATAATCTAATTTCTGGCCCTTCTGGACTGGGCTACACCTACCCTAATAGTTTTCCTAATCAAAGTTCTTTAAATGAATATTTAGCTAAAACAGAAGAGTATAATAATCGTGCAGGTTTTAGAGTAGTGACTGTTTGGAACACCATAACAGGAGGGATTAATCAAAATGTTGGAGAAAGTTATGCTACACATACTCCGTCGTTATTAGGTATAACAGGTCAAAATACTGGTGGGTCTCTTAGTATTTATAACCAAAGCCTTCCAGGTAAGCCTCTTTCATGTAATTACTGTACAGGAGAACAAGTAATGAAAGATCATATTGCTTCTGCAGCAGCAGGATGGAATGGAGCAGAACCCAGGTTTATCATTATACAAGCACAACCATGGTCAGATGTAAAACCATCAAACTTTAAAAATGTAGCTAGTTCTCTCAATGGTAATTATGAGGTAGTGCGTCCAGATCATCTTTTCCAACTTCTTCGTGAGGCAAAAGGACTTCCGATTAATCCCGGAGGAAATAATTCAGGAGTGGCTACTGTTTATGAGGACTGTTCGTATGGAGGATATGCTGTAGGTTTAGGAGAAGGTAGGTATACAAAAGACCAATTACTTGGATTGGGAGCTAAGGATAATGCTATATCTTCATTAAAAGTAAAGCCAGGGTATCAAATTACACTTTATTTTGATGATAACTTTACAGGAACTTCACTTGTAAAGAGAGGTGATACTAGTTGTCTGGTTGACGATGGTTTCAATGATCAAGTGACGTCTATTAAGGTTTCTAAATCAAGTGGTGGTGAATCTAATATTTTTGTAGAAGCCGAAAATTATTCTAATATGTCAGGCGTACAAACGGAAAATTGTTCAGAAGGTGGAGAAAATGTAGGTTATATAGATACAGGTGATTGGATGGTATATACAAACGTTAATTTTCCATCTTCGGGGAATTACCGTATAGAATATCGTGTTGCTAGTACTGTAGATAAGGGTGTATTATCTGCCGATTTTAATGCAGGAACAACGGTTCTTGGTAAAGTAAATATTCCTAATACAGGAGGATGGCAAAATTGGACGACAGTTTCGCATACTGTATCTACTAATGCAGGCACATATTCATTAGGATTATTTGCTCAATCTGGAGGATGGAATATTAATTGGATCAAAATCACCTGGTTAGGAAATGTCAAAATTTCGAATGAGAAGCAAATCAATACACAACTGATAGCTTACCCTAGCCCCACATCGAAGATTCTTAATCTAAGAGGTTTTTCTAAGGAGACTTCTTTTAAAGTATATAACATTAATGGAAAACAAGTCATGAAAGGAAATCTTAAAGATGGTCAAACTCCAAGTAGAATTGATGTAGAACAATTAAATTCTGGTATTTATCTAGTTAAAGATCTTAATACAGGTAATATAGTACGATTTATTAAGAAATAA
- a CDS encoding carbohydrate-binding protein, with the protein MSSITVTSSGGTIDLGQTQQFSAQGYDQFGNAYDATYTWDTTGGSISSTGLFTGSLEGTHTITATHGSISGNADITVVGNNNPTGINLPGIVQVEDYNEGGEGVGYHDLDTGNTGGAYKNDDVDIEVTGDASGGYNIGWIGAGEWLEYTVNSTTTSGKFDIDFRVASPSGNGSFHLELDGVSITDQTSVPVTGGWQNYQTVTITNVPVSNGLHQLRVVFDASGLNLNFVEFREVTTGDNTDTCSGTATNGQYSYAISSDIKNPTITFIPEITGMGNGVCILYYGVSATGPYPGHSVTPNVAHQINASNGEKVHFYYTYSLPTGGENNTAGNPHNFIVGSCNNIKSFDFQNNRNKSSEVFVYPNPIIDKAHIQLPSRQHYHAYKVLDVSGRVILNQSISKDTLVIDIDLSQQETGLYFLKLYSNSNNHSLKLLKK; encoded by the coding sequence TTGTCTTCTATTACAGTTACCTCCTCTGGCGGTACTATTGATTTAGGACAAACACAACAGTTTTCTGCTCAGGGATACGATCAATTTGGAAACGCATATGATGCTACCTATACTTGGGATACAACAGGAGGGTCTATTAGTTCAACAGGTTTATTTACAGGATCATTAGAAGGAACTCACACAATTACAGCAACACATGGTTCGATTTCTGGTAACGCTGATATAACTGTCGTAGGAAATAATAACCCTACAGGAATTAACTTGCCCGGTATTGTTCAGGTTGAAGATTATAATGAAGGAGGAGAAGGCGTTGGATACCACGACTTAGATACCGGAAATACAGGAGGAGCCTATAAAAATGACGATGTAGATATTGAGGTAACAGGAGATGCTTCAGGAGGCTATAATATAGGATGGATTGGAGCCGGAGAATGGTTGGAATATACTGTTAATAGTACAACAACTTCAGGTAAATTTGATATCGATTTTAGAGTAGCCTCACCTAGTGGAAATGGAAGTTTTCATTTAGAGTTGGATGGAGTTTCAATAACAGATCAGACTTCAGTACCTGTAACAGGAGGTTGGCAAAATTATCAAACAGTAACTATTACCAATGTGCCTGTTAGTAATGGGTTACACCAATTACGTGTTGTTTTTGACGCTAGCGGATTAAACTTGAACTTCGTAGAATTTAGAGAAGTTACTACAGGGGATAATACCGACACTTGTTCAGGAACTGCAACGAATGGACAATATAGCTATGCGATTTCATCAGACATTAAAAACCCTACAATTACTTTTATACCAGAAATAACCGGAATGGGTAATGGAGTATGTATTTTATATTATGGTGTTTCTGCAACAGGGCCATACCCTGGACATAGTGTTACTCCAAATGTTGCTCATCAAATAAATGCAAGTAATGGAGAAAAAGTTCATTTCTACTACACATATAGTTTACCGACTGGAGGAGAGAATAATACTGCAGGGAATCCTCACAATTTTATAGTAGGATCTTGTAACAATATCAAATCCTTTGATTTTCAAAATAACAGAAATAAAAGTTCTGAAGTTTTTGTATACCCAAACCCAATAATAGATAAAGCTCATATACAATTACCATCAAGACAACATTATCATGCTTATAAAGTATTAGATGTATCAGGAAGAGTTATTCTTAATCAATCAATAAGCAAAGATACGTTAGTAATCGATATAGATTTGAGTCAGCAAGAAACAGGACTGTATTTTTTAAAATTATACAGTAATTCTAATAACCACAGTCTTAAATTATTAAAAAAATAA
- a CDS encoding family 16 glycosylhydrolase, giving the protein MKRNTLFKIIVIQMILYLFLVTNGYSQCSELIFNDEFSSSSVDLNKWKFDIGDGCNVGICGWGNAEEQYFRSENTTIQNGKLVITTKLENYGGKQYTSSKLITSGKFSSKYGRYEASIKLPSAGGIWPAFWLLPENGNWPSTGEIDIMEAQHKNPTNIGGTVHYNNGGHQYNGREYHAGLDLSAGFHEYAVEWEPEVIRWYVDDTLYHTVTKANTVDPWPFDQGDWYIILNVSVGGLGTPYTGNVAPSPADYPTQMEVDYVRVYNGTFNTQITGDNKVYEGETGKTYTITQITGASYNWTLPNGATITSGQGTKSILVNWGTTSGDVKVSVNTPNCGINNYKMSVSVNPKKTLDFVYDDFEGNRNLTYTSKTDGALSQSVANPGSNATNNSSTVGKYIRAAGAQYDGLYMTTSNIGNALEYTSGEKTIWLDVYSDAPIGTEFMLQIEKSTASSGDWPSGRHSRYSAKTTTQNQWETLEFELVDRPDTSVGAFETDQLVLLIDPNSYTDHTVYIDNMRKMDAPDPVLLDEVIMANYDGVNQMTNFFENGEFTANVTNPNPNTINNSANVAKYVRGSFEKYDVVSFSTDVLENTGPFINKDNIFFMDVYTSAPVGTEILISLENKVASTNNFPAGRNSQYSSVVKEQNAWHTVAFSYTSSPDGATSNLSVDEVSILFDSGSNTTETYYFDNFRYGVTKLPPTYTFSEMIHDYNGSNNLTLNTTTTGVYTANVRNPGANTVNNSSLAGQYVRDTTEKYDVLFFDTGYIKDASSYTAKEKRFAMDVYTSAPVGTVVSWQLEAGSLSNTENYPSGRHSIYQAAVKEQNSWHTLEFVLTATPDLIVTDQQVDNIVLLFNPGQESGDTFYIDNLRILTRDPDQQAPQCCLLLQLPPLAVLLI; this is encoded by the coding sequence ATGAAAAGAAACACCCTATTTAAAATAATCGTTATCCAAATGATATTGTATTTATTTTTGGTAACAAATGGATATTCACAATGTTCAGAACTTATCTTCAATGATGAGTTCTCAAGTAGTTCTGTTGATTTGAATAAATGGAAATTTGACATTGGAGATGGCTGTAATGTTGGGATCTGTGGATGGGGTAATGCCGAAGAACAGTATTTTAGATCAGAAAATACAACAATTCAGAATGGCAAATTAGTTATTACTACAAAGCTTGAGAACTATGGAGGAAAACAATATACCTCTTCAAAATTAATAACTTCAGGTAAGTTTAGTTCTAAATATGGTAGATATGAAGCAAGTATTAAACTTCCTTCTGCCGGAGGTATATGGCCGGCTTTTTGGTTATTGCCAGAAAATGGTAACTGGCCGTCTACCGGAGAAATAGACATTATGGAAGCACAACATAAGAATCCTACAAATATAGGAGGAACTGTACATTATAATAATGGCGGTCATCAATATAACGGTAGAGAGTATCATGCTGGATTAGATCTCTCAGCAGGTTTTCATGAATATGCGGTAGAATGGGAACCAGAGGTTATAAGATGGTATGTAGATGATACTCTATATCATACAGTTACTAAAGCAAATACCGTTGACCCCTGGCCTTTTGATCAAGGAGATTGGTACATTATTCTTAATGTATCAGTAGGTGGTTTAGGAACTCCATATACAGGTAATGTTGCTCCATCACCAGCAGACTACCCTACTCAGATGGAGGTAGATTATGTTCGTGTATATAACGGAACATTTAATACTCAAATTACTGGAGATAATAAAGTATATGAAGGAGAAACCGGAAAAACATATACCATAACCCAAATAACCGGAGCCTCTTATAATTGGACTTTGCCTAACGGTGCAACTATTACTTCTGGACAGGGGACTAAATCGATTTTGGTTAACTGGGGTACTACTAGCGGAGATGTTAAGGTTAGTGTAAATACTCCCAATTGTGGCATTAATAATTACAAAATGAGTGTTTCGGTAAATCCAAAAAAAACATTAGATTTTGTCTATGACGATTTTGAAGGAAATAGAAATTTAACATATACATCAAAAACTGATGGAGCATTAAGTCAGTCAGTTGCCAATCCGGGATCAAACGCAACCAATAACTCTTCAACTGTCGGGAAGTATATAAGAGCAGCAGGAGCCCAATATGATGGTTTATACATGACTACATCAAATATCGGAAATGCTTTAGAGTATACTTCAGGAGAAAAAACGATTTGGCTAGATGTCTATAGTGATGCTCCCATTGGTACAGAATTTATGCTACAAATAGAAAAAAGCACAGCTTCTTCGGGAGATTGGCCTTCAGGAAGACATAGTAGATATAGTGCTAAAACTACAACACAAAACCAATGGGAAACTTTAGAATTCGAATTAGTAGATAGGCCAGATACTAGTGTAGGAGCTTTTGAAACAGACCAATTGGTTCTATTGATTGACCCTAATAGTTATACAGACCATACTGTATATATAGATAATATGAGAAAAATGGATGCTCCTGATCCTGTTTTACTAGATGAGGTAATTATGGCTAATTATGACGGAGTTAATCAGATGACTAATTTTTTCGAAAATGGAGAATTTACCGCTAACGTAACTAATCCCAACCCTAATACTATAAATAATAGTGCTAATGTTGCTAAATATGTAAGAGGTTCTTTTGAGAAATATGATGTGGTTAGTTTTTCTACAGATGTACTGGAAAATACAGGTCCTTTTATAAATAAAGATAATATCTTCTTTATGGATGTTTATACATCTGCACCTGTAGGTACTGAAATATTAATTAGTTTAGAAAACAAAGTAGCTTCGACCAATAACTTTCCGGCAGGTAGAAATAGTCAATATAGTAGTGTTGTAAAAGAACAAAATGCATGGCATACTGTTGCTTTTAGTTATACATCATCTCCTGATGGTGCGACTTCTAATCTTTCTGTCGATGAGGTTTCTATACTTTTTGATTCCGGTTCTAATACAACAGAGACTTATTATTTTGATAATTTCAGATATGGGGTGACCAAATTACCTCCTACGTATACATTTTCAGAAATGATTCATGATTATAATGGATCTAATAACTTAACATTAAATACTACTACAACAGGTGTATATACTGCCAATGTTAGAAATCCAGGAGCTAATACTGTAAATAATTCGTCATTAGCAGGGCAATATGTAAGGGATACTACCGAAAAATATGATGTCTTGTTTTTTGATACAGGATATATAAAGGATGCCAGTTCTTATACTGCAAAAGAAAAAAGATTTGCAATGGATGTATATACTAGTGCTCCGGTAGGCACCGTGGTTAGCTGGCAATTAGAAGCAGGATCTTTATCTAATACAGAAAATTATCCTTCTGGTAGGCATAGTATTTATCAAGCTGCTGTAAAAGAACAAAATAGCTGGCATACTTTAGAGTTTGTTCTAACAGCTACTCCCGATTTGATTGTCACTGATCAACAAGTTGACAATATAGTTTTGCTTTTTAACCCGGGACAAGAATCCGGAGATACGTTTTATATCGATAACCTTAGAATTTTAACTAGAGACCCAGATCAACAAGCCCCCCAGTGTTGTCTTCTATTACAGTTACCTCCTCTGGCGGTACTATTGATTTAG